The following proteins are encoded in a genomic region of Takifugu flavidus isolate HTHZ2018 chromosome 3, ASM371156v2, whole genome shotgun sequence:
- the LOC130523318 gene encoding protein unc-80 homolog isoform X9, with protein sequence MVKRKSLDENEPECGKGIPFPIQTFLWRQTSAFLRPKLGKQYEASCVSFERVLVENKLHGLSPELSEAIQSISRWELVQAALPHVLHCTSILLSNRNKLGHQDKLGVAETKLLHTLHWMLLEAAHECNHEPSLGHGWSAGGSSSSSAFLQPVGNQGSSPGAPLGSCAGSSALGGSGPQHGSSLLEEDENARAKLFNKSMATVELFVFLFAPLIHRIKESDLNFRLASGLVIWQPMWEHRQPDIPAFTLLIKPIRNIVTAKRNSPVNNQCSPGGSANPGPMSQGFQVVCEAARSDSSSSPASAEQSCRRGNSVEKGGPSQQPPPVKGPSKKKTSAPAGLPASLAQRARYATYFDVAVLRCLLQTHWTEEGVHWALMYYLQRLRQILEERPERVAEPLAAPLPRPRSSSMVAAAPSLVNTQKTQDMSLKCNEEEKSLSTETFAKVSLTNLRRQAVPDLASDLGMNIFKKFKNRREDRERKGSIPFHHTGKKRQRRMGMPFLLHEDQLDVSPTRSTFSFGSFSGLGDDRRALDRGGWQATFMGKFTRRGSTDTAADADSLNAKHSHSHHSLLRDMPDHSNSHSDNAVKEVRSQISTITMAAFNTTVASFNVGYADFFTEHMKRLCNPVAVPEMPVEPLACANLPRSFTDSCINYSFLEEGENIEGTNNFVLKNGMLDLTAVLRALYAVLSHDISSRICDVTLNIIDCLLQLGVVPGMGKKLSKAENKENQEARAKDAAGQGLGGGAQGGGAVPGAGGGGDGGSGGGGGGGGGSGGGSGQGSKDDVKNNKDNDKKEEGSSFSTHRLALTMLIKIVKSLGCAYGCGEGHRGLSGDRLRMQAQNCLTSLYKLDRVQFRQTMREYVNKDSLNNIVDFLHALLGFCMEPITDKYGSAGERSRRAKKRNIDKAGFGNNFTTGDNKSVAQNMEAVVVGCMFKSLITRCASTTHELHSPENLGLYCDIRQLVQFIKEAHGNVFRRVALSALLDSAEKITTAKKTDEKEEAKQSGGRSDEQIPGALLGRKDFWRKMFKSQSAASDTSSQSEQDTSECTTAHSGTTTDRRSRSRSRRISLRKKLKLPIACRGTARAPLTLSVLRNWLKRSSLSGLTDGVEDLLDISSVDRLSFIRQSSKVKFTSAVKLSEGGAVGVEYTRDEEENFFKRLGKWRSGRRNPSKLHHTEEKDGPHGFQEHLAASQEAMKNKNVVNLGAIRQGMKRFQFLLNCCEPGTIPDASILAAALDLEAPVVARASLFLECARFVHRCNRGNWPEWMKGHHVNITKRGLSRGRSPIVGNKRNQKLQWNAAKHFCQWGDAIGTRLSELCHSDSESPANILGYIFDEETKRRMRKEDEEEDYLDDNTVNPTKCGCPFALKMAACQLLLEITTFQRETFPCLPRPRTEPLVDLDSCRLRLDPELGRHRYERKISFAGILDDEDGHDSLNSSSHTLKSDTTCDEKKGQEAQDDLSPLPSSPAPIRKIRIGGSRLLQIKGARSFRVKKGGSLSSIRRAGSLKSTKLSRQDSESENEEGLLSQTHSRDTVTDIGSPFSTSEPSIEPEGQSSGGTEDNYHRNMSWLHIMILLCNQQSFICTHIDFCHPRCYQHHSRSCARLVRAIKLVYGETVDSLREDSAISGHIMARAKKNKESSDKSCLRTPSMKRRPTDPNTEGKKDTGMLKYIRNQVMSLSPAPLSLLIKAAPILTDDMYGDIQPAAWELLLSVDEHMAAAAAAMFLLCAVKVPDAVTEMMMAELHHQEACQRINSILKFYTLWRFRYEVWPRMEEGAQQIFKIPPPSINFTLPSPILGMPCVPIFDPPWVPLNTGSVQDPINEDQSYSALIQPVHAIKSFSARAVSRSHQRAEHILKNLQQEEEKRRLGREASIITAIPVVQEACYEPTCSPPPEQEEEAEEVVNLTSRRLSVSPSCASSNSHRNYSFRRGSVWSVRSLASAEDEENTTEHTPTHHMLQPPQSVFPACICAAVLPIVHLMEDGEVREDGVAVSAVAKQILWNCLIEDPALVLRHFLEKLTVSNRQDELMYMLRKLLLNIGDLPAQTSHILFNYLVGLIMYFVRTPCEWGMDAISATLTFLWEVVGYVEGLFFKDLKQTMKKEQCEVKLLVTASMPGTKTLVVHGQNECDIPTQLPVHEDTQFEALLKECLEFFNIPEARSAHYFLMDKRWNLIHYNKTYVRDIYPFRRSVSPQLNLVHMLPEKGQELIQKQVFSRKLEEVGRVLFLISLTQHMPNVHKQSHVSLLQEDLLRLPSFPRTAIDAEFSLFNEPQGKELFGLDTLHKVLWIKLLEEMFVGMPSEYPWGDEMMLFLNVFNGALLLHPEDSSLLRQYTATAINTAIHFNHLFSLSGYQWILPTMLQVYADYESNPLLRQGIAFCCRQFYILHRKPFILQLFASVAPLLEFTTNTSTGLSKGVSAQCLFDLLVSLEGESQDALDALELVKAEKPLRSLDFCYGNEDLAFSISEAIKLCVTVVAYAPESFRSLQMLMVLEALVPCFLQKLKSNTVTMESASAARDEIAAIAALATSLQALLYSSETLTRPMTAPQMSRCDQGHKGGTAANHAMSGGVNTRDNLHLLEEGQGMPREELDERIAREEFRRPRESLLNICTEFYKHCGPRLKILQNVAGEPRVTALELLDIKSHMRLAEIAHALLKLAPYDTLTMESRGLRRYIMEMLPITDWSSEAVRPALILILKRLDRMFNKIHKMPTLRRQVEWEAASSLIEGICLTLQRQPIISFLPHLRSLINVCVNLVMGVVGPSSVADGLPLLHLSPYLSPPLPFSTAVVRLVALQIQALKEDFPLSHVISPFTNQERREGMLLNLLIPFVLTVGSGSKDSPHLEPPEIFLLLQTVINILLPPRIISTSRTKNFMLDASPAHCSTPGDTGKDLRREGLAESTGQAAYLALKVVLVCFERALGNQWYRLSLQVKEMALRKVGGLAFWDFIDFIVRTRIPIFVLLRPFIQCKLLTQPADSQEEITARHHIADQLERRFIPRPLCKSSLFAEFNNELKILKEAVHSGSAYQGKTSISTVGTSTSAYRLSLATMSRSNTGTGTVWEQDSQPSRQPSQDTLSRTDEDDEENDSVSIPSVVSEHDAFLPQVITQRRFSSHATGSVAPQPEAHRTTMLPSHSEPNVLDESQGLLQEGNLSRVASVQSEPGQQNLLIQPPLGRKRGLRQLRRPLLSIPKNEPRGRSGARLSTTRRSIQPKNKPLAHGDQKRSVTFTESPGQQPPTPSSAEPPAEGSKASPAFSKSPTLEVPSASSATVTADLHTPAISQVIPTISSKEKREQWGLRSSLSPPPSISRPSTPTPPSRTCSPLPLSRTCSPLPLSRTCSPLVLSRTSSPLPPPLPVLGTAPAPGPPPAPPLPPPVPFLPPPQPGRRGSGRAPETKRRRRFCLAAPTCCI encoded by the exons ATGGTGAAGAGGAAAAGCCTGGACGAGAACGAGCCGGAGTGCGGGAAAGGAATCCCGTTCCCCATCCAGACCTTCCTGTGGCGGCAGACCAG tgcATTTCTGCGTCCGAAGTTGGGGAAACAGTATGAGGCGTCCTGTGTG TCCTTTGAGCGAGTGCTGGTGGAGAACAAGCTCCACGGGCTGTCGCCGGAGCTGTCGGAGGCCATCCAGAGCATCTCCCGCTGGGAACTGGTCCAAGCGGCCCTGCCCCATGTCCTCCACTGCACCTCCATCCTGCTGTCGAACAGGAACAAACTGG GGCACCAGGACAAGCTGGGCGTGGCTGAGACCAAGCTGCTCCACACGCTGCACTGGATGCTGCTGGAGGCGGCGCACGAGTGCAACCACGAGCCCAGCCTGGGCCACGGCTGGTCCgcggggggcagcagcagcagcagcgccttCCTCCAGCCTGTGGGGAACCAGGGCTCATCCCCAGGGGCTCCTCTGGGTTCCTGCGCCGGCTCTTCCGCCCTGGGGGGGTCGGGCCCGCAGCACGGCAGCTCCCTgttggaggaggatgagaacgCTCGAGCTAAACTGTTCAACAAGAGCATGGCGACGGTGGAGCTGTTCGTTTTCCTCTTCGCGCCGCTCATTCACCGAATAAAG gagtcAGATCTGAACTTCCGTCTGGCCAGCGGTTTAGTGATATGGCAGCCCATGTGGGAGCACCGCCAGCCCGACATCCCCGCCTTCACCTTGCTCATCAAACCCATCAGAAACATTGTGACag CAAAGAGGAACTCCCCAGTGAACAACCAGTGCAGCCCCGGTGGGTCCGCTAACCCAGGTCCCATG TCTCAGGGCTTCCAGGTGGTCTGCGAAGCGGCCCGGTCCGActcgtcctcctcccccgcctccgCAGAGCAGAGCTGTCGCCGCGGTAACTCGGTGGAGAAAGGCGGCCCCTCCCAACAACCCCCGCCGGTCAAAGGCCCTTCCAAGAAAAA GACATCAGCCCCTGCAGGTCTGCCAGCATCTCTGGCCCAGCGAGCGCGCTACGCCACGTACTTTGACGTGGCCGTCTTGCGTTGCCTGCTCCAAACGCACTGGACAGAGGAGGGCGTTCACTGGGCCTTGATGTACTACCTGCAGCGACTGAGGCAGATCCTGGAGGAGAGGCCCGAGCGTGTCGCCGAGCCTTTGGCGGCGCCGCTGCCCCGGCCTCGCAGCAGCTCCATGGTGGCCGCCGCGCCTTCCCTCGTCAACACTCAAAAGACTCAG GACATGAGTCTGAAGTGCAACGAGGAGGAAAAGTCTCTCAGCACAGAGACCTTTGCAAAGGTTTCCCTGACCAACCTCCGTCGACAGGCCGTCCCTGACCTCGCCTCTGACCTGGGCATGAATATCTTCAAAAAG TTTAAGAACCGGCGTGAGGACCGTGAGAGGAAAGGTTCCATCCCCTTCCACCACACGGGGAAAAAACGACAGCGGCGCATGGGGATGCCGTTCCTGCTCCACGAGGACCAGCTGGATGTCTCACCGACGCGTAGCACCTTCTCCTTTGGAAGCTTCTCCGGCCTGGGCGATGACCGACGTGCTCTGGACCGCGGGGGCTGGCAGGCCACCTTCATGG GCAAGTTCACGCGGCGAGGCAGCACGGACACGGCTGCGGACGCCGACAGCCTGAACGCCAAGCACTCCCACTCGCACCACTCCCTGCTGAGAGACATGCCCGACCACTCCAACAGCCATAGCGACAACGCCGTCAAAGAGG TTCGGTCTCAGATCTCTACCATCACCATGGCAGCCTTTAACACCACAGTGGCGTCCTTCAATGTCGGCTACGCTGATTTCTTCACTGAACACATGAAGAGGCTGTGCAACCCCGTCGCCGTGCCGGAGATGCCGGTGGAGCCGCTGGCGTGCGCCAACTTGCCGCGCAGCTTCACCGACTCCTGCATCAACTACTCCTTCTTGGAGGAAGGGGAGAACATCGAGGGCACCAACAACTTTGTCCTGAAGAATGGAATGCTGGATCTGACA GCTGTGCTGCGCGCTCTCTACGCCGTCCTGAGCCACGACATCAGTTCGAGGATCTGCGACGTCACCCTCAACATCATCGActgcctcctgcagctgggCGTGGTGCCTGGGATGGGCAAGAAACTGTCCAAAGCTGAAAACAAGGAGAACCAGGAGGCGCGGGCCAAAGATGCGGCTGGTCAGGGACtaggaggaggagcccagggAGGTGGGGCTGTCCCAGGagcaggtggtggaggagatggaggcagcggtggtggtggtggaggaggtggtgggagtGGTGGAGGGAGTGGGCAGGGAAGCAAAGATGATGTGAAGAATAACAAGGATAATGACAAAAAG GAAGAGGGTTCCAGCTTCAGCACCCACCGTCTGGCTCTGACTATGCTGATAAAGATAGTAAAGTCGCTTGGATGCGCCTACGGCTGTGGCGAGGGACACCGCGGCCTCTCCGGAGACCGCCTCAGGATGCAG GCTCAGAACTGCTTGACCAGCCTGTACAAACTGGACAGGGTGCAGTTTCGCCAGACGATGCGCGAGTATGTCAACAAAGACTCCCTCAATAACATAGTGGACTTCCTGCATGCACTGCTGGGCTTCTGTATGGAGCCCATCACCGACA AGTACGGCAGTGCAGGTGAGAGGTCCAGGAGGgcgaaaaaaagaaacatcg ACAAGGCGGGCTTTGGGAACAACTTCACCACGGGGGACAACAAGTCCGTGGCACAGAATATggaggcggtggtggtgggATGCATGTTCAAGTCCCTCATCACCCGCTGTGCCTCCACCACGCACGAGCTGCACAGTCCGGAGAACCTG GGTCTATACTGCGACATCCGCCAGCTGGTGCAGTTCATCAAGGAGGCTCATGGCAATGTGTTCCGCAGGGTGGCGCTGAGTGCGCTCCTGGACAGTGCTGAGAAAATCACCACCGCCAAAAAAACGGACGAGAAGGAGGAAGCTAAACAATCCGGAGGCAGGAG CGATGAACAGATCCCAGGCGCTCTGCTGGGCAGGAAGGATTTCTGGAGGAAGATGTTCAAGTCTCAGAGCGCCGCGAGTGAcaccagcagccagtcagagcAAGACACCTCAGAGTGCACCACCGCCCACTCCGGCACCACCACCGACCGGCGCTCTCGATCCAGATCCCGCCGCATTTCCCTGCGTAAAAAACTCAAGCTGCCGATAG CATGCCGTGGGACCGCTCGCGCACcactcactctctctgtctTAC GAAACTGGCTGAAGCGGTCGTCTCTGTCGGGATTAACTGATGGCGTGGAAGACTTGCTGGATATCAGTTCAGTGGATCGTCTCTCCTTCATACggcagagttcaaag GTGAAGTTCACCAGTGCGGTAAAGCTGTCAGAAGGTGGCGCTGTGGGAGTAGAGTACACTCGGGACGAGGAGGAGAATTTCTTCAAGCGGCTCGGTAAATGGAGGTCTGGCAGGAGGAATCCATCCAAGCTTCACCACACAGAAGAGAAAGATG GACCTCACGGTTTCCAGGAGCATCTTGCAGCCAGTCAGGAGGCCATGAAGAATAAGAACGTGGTGAATTTGGGAGCCATCCGCCAGGGAATGAAGCGCTTCCAGTTCCTGCTGAACTGCTGCGAGCCGGGAACGATTCCCGATGCCTCCATCCTCGCCGCTGCTCTGGACCTG GAAGCACCGGTTGTGGCCCGAGCCTCCCTCTTCCTGGAATGTGCTCGTTTTGTCCACCGCTGTAACCGGGGCAACTGGCCTGAATGGATGAAGGGCCACCATGTAAATATCACCAAGAGGGGGTTGTCCAGGGGCCGATCTCCAATAGTGGGCAACAAGAGAAACCAGAAACTCCAGTGGAATGCAGCCAAACATTTTTGCCAGTGGGGAGAT GCCATCGGCACCAGGCTCAGCGAGCTCTGTCACTCTGACAGCGAGAGTCCTGCCAACATCCTGGGCTACATCTTTGACGAAGAGACCAAACGGAGAATGagaaaagaggatgaggaggaggactaTTTGGATGACA ACACCGTCAATCCCACAAAATGCGGCTGCCCCTTTGCGTTGAAGATGGCCGCCTGTCAGCTGCTTTTGGAAATCACCACTTTCCAGCGCGAGACCTTTCCCTGCTTACCACGGCCACGAACGGAGCCCCTTGTG GACCTGGACAGCTGCCGCCTGCGCCTGGATCCGGAGCTCGGGCGTCACCGCTACGAGAGGAAGATCAGCTTCGCGGGCATCCTGGATGATGAAGACGGGCACGATTCgctcaacagcagcagccacacgCTGAAGTCCGACACCACctgtgatgaaaagaaagggcAGGAAGCCCAAG ACGATCTCTCCCCGCTGCCGTCTTCTCCAGCGCCCATCCGAAAGATCCGCATCGGAGGCTCCCGCCTGCTCCAAATCAAAGGGGCTCGCAGCTTCCGTGTGAAGAAAGGAGGCTCCCTGTCATCCATCCGGAGGGCCGGAAGCCTCAAGAGCACCAAACTGTCCCGGCAAGACTCCGAGTCAGAGAATGAAGAAGGGCTGCTGTCACAGACGCACAGCCGGGACACCGTGACCGACATAG GCAGCCCATTCAGCACCAGTGAACCCAGCATCGAACCTGAGGGCCAGAGCTCAGGAGGCACCGAGGACAACTACCACCGCAACATGTCTTGGCTCCAC ATCATGATCCTGCTGTGCAACCAGCAGAGTTTCATCTGCACCCACATCGACTTCTGCCACCCGCGCTGTTACCAGCACCACAGCCGCTCCTGCGCTCGCCTGGTTCGGGCCATCAAACTTGTATACGGCGAGACGGTAGACAGTCTGAGAGAGGACAGCGCCATCTCTGGCCACATCATGGCACGTGCAAAGAAGAATAAGGAA TCTTCGGACAAGTCCTGCTTGAGGACCCCATCCATGAAGAGAAGACCCACTGACCCTAACACTGAAGGGAAGAAGGATACCGGCATGCTCAAGTATATCCGGAACCAG GTGATGAGTCTGTCGCcggctcctctctccctgctgATCAAGGCAGCTCCCATCCTGACTGACGACATGTACGGAGACATCCAGCCGGCGGCGTGGGAGCTCCTGCTCAGCGTGGACGAGCAtatggcagctgctgctg CTGCCATGTTCCTCCTGTGCGCAGTCAAAGTCCCCGACGCCGTCACCGAAATGATGATGGCGGAGTTGCATCACCAGGAGGCATGTCAGCGCATCAACTCCATCCTGAAGTTTTACACGCTGTGGCGTTTCCGCTACGAGGTCTGGCCTCGCATGGAGGAGGGAGCCCAGCAGATCTTTAAG ATACCTCCACCCAGCATCAACTTCACTCTTCCCTCGCCAATCCTGGGAATGCCCTGTGTTCCCATTTTCGACCCCCCCTGGGTGCCTCTGAACACCGGGAGCGTTCAGGACCCAATCAACGAAGACCAGTCT TATTCCGCATTAATTCAGCCAGTCCATGCCATA AAATCTTTCTCGGCGCGGGCCGTGTCGCGTTCCCACCAGCGGGCCGAGCACATCCTcaagaacctgcagcaggaggaggagaagcggcGGCTGGGCCGCGAGGCTAGCATCATCACCGCTATCCCTGTAGTTCAGGAGGCTTGCTACGAGCCCACTTGTAGCCCCCCTCCTGAGCAAGAGGAAGAAG CAGAAGAAGTGGTGAACCTGACATCCCGCCGTCTGTCCGTCAGTCCCTCCTGTGCCTCCAGCAACTCCCATAGGAACTACTCCTTCCGTCGAGGTTCCGTGTGGTCCGTCCGCTCTCTGGCTAGTGCTGAAG ATGaagagaacacaacagaacacacacccacacaccacatgTTACAGCCGCCCCAGTCTgtgttcccagcatgcatctgtgctgcagtgctgcCAATAGTGCACCTCATGGAGGATGGGGAGGTTCGAGAAGATGGAGTGGCTG TAAGCGCTGTGGCCAAACAAATCCTCTGGAACTGCCTGATTGAAGATCCGGCACTGGTTCTTCGCCACTTTTTAGAAAAGCTAACCGTGAGCAACCGACAG GATGAGCTCATGTACATGctgaggaagctgctgctcaacatCGGCGATCTGCCAGCTCAGACCTCTCACATCCTCTTCAACTACCTG GTTGGCCTGATCATGTATTTTGTGCGGACTCCGTGCGAGTGGGGGATGGACGCCATCTCAGCCACGCTAACCTTCCTGTGGGAGGTTGTGGGCTATGTGGAGGGACTGTTCTTCAAGGACCTCAAGCAGACCATGAAGAAGGAGCAGTGTGAGGTCAAACTGCTGGTCACCGCATCCATGCCGG GCACGAAAACACTGGTTGTTCACGGGCAGAATGAATGTGACATCCCGACACAGCTTCCAGTCCACGAAGACACCCAGTTTGAGGCTTTGCTCAAG GAGTGTTTGGAGTTCTTTAACATACCTGAGGCCAGATCAGCTCACTACTTCCTCATGGACAAACGGTGGAACCTGATCCATTACAATAAG ACGTATGTCAGAGACATCTACCCCTTCCGGAGGTCAGTCTCTCCTCAGCTCAATCTGGTCCACATGCTGCCTGAGAAAGGACAAGAACTGATCCAGAAACAG GTGTTTTCCCGTAAACTGGAGGAGGTTGGCCGGGTGCTCTTCCTTATCTCCCTTACTCAGCACATGCCCAATGTGCACAAGCAATCCCACGTCTCCCTACTGCAGGAAGACCTCCTGCGCCTGCCGTCCTTCCCCCGCACCGCCATCGATGCAGAGTTCTCGCTCTTCAATGAGCCGCAAG GCAAGGAGCTGTTTGGTTTGGACACCCTCCACAAGGTGCTGTGGATCAAGCTCCTGGAAGAGATGTTTGTGGGGATGCCCAGCGAGTACCCGTGGGGCGACGAGATGATGCTGTTCCTGAACGTGTTCAACggggcgctgctgctgcacccgGAGGACAGCTCTCTGCTCAGGCAGTACACGGCCACCGCCATCAACACGGCCATTCACTTCAATCACCTCTTCTCTCTGAGCGGCTACCAGTGGATCCTGCCCACGATGctgcag GTCTATGCTGACTATGAGAGCAACCCCCTGCTGAGACAGGGCATCGCGTTTTGCTGCCGGCAGTTCTACATCCTTCACCGCAAACCCTTCATCCTGCAACTGTTTGCCAGCGTGGCTCCTCTGCTGGAGTTTACT ACCAACACCAGCACCGGTCTGTCGAAAGGAGTGTCGGCTCAGTGTCTCTTTGACCTGCTGGTTTCTCTGGAGGGTGAGAGCCAGGACGCTCTGGACGCACTCGAACTCGTGAAAGCTGAGAAACCACTGCGCTCCCTGG ACTTCTGTTACGGCAACGAGGACCTGGCCTTCTCAATCAGCGAGGCCATCAAATTGTGCGTCACTGTGGTCGCCTACGCACCTGAATCCTTCAGGAG CCTTCAGATGCTAATGGTGCTCGAGGCCTTGGTGCCCTGCTTCCTTCAGAAGCTGAAGAGCAACACAGTCACGATGGAATCGGCATCGGCTGCCAGGGACGAGATCGCAGCCATCGCTGCTCTGGCCACATCGCTGCAGGCGCTCCTCTACAGCTCTGAGACCCTGACAAG GCCAATGACTGCACCCCAGATGTCCCGCTGTGATCAGGGCCACAAAGGAGGCACCGCAGCTAATCACGCCATGTCTGGAGGGGTCAACACCAG GGATAACCTCCATCTGCTGGAAGAGGGCCAGGGGATGCCGAGGGAGGAGCTGGACGAGCGCATAGCCAGGGAAGAGTTCCGCCGCCCCCGGGAGTCCCTCCTGAACATCTGCACAGAATTCTATAAGCACTGCGGACCGCGGCTCAAAATCCTGCAGAACGTCGCCGGTGAGCCGCGAGTCACAGCACTCGAGCTGCTGGACATCAAGTCGCACATGAG GCTGGCGGAGATTGCCCACGCCCTGCTGAAGCTCGCTCCCTACGACACGCTGACCATGGAGAGCCGAGGGCTGCGCCGGTACATCATGGAGATGCTGCCGATCACCGACTGGTCGTCGGAGGCCGTGCGGCCCgccctcatcctcatcctcaagAGGCTGGACCGCATGTTCAACAAGATTCACAAAATGCCAACGCTCAG GAGACAGGTAGAGTGGGAGGCGGCCAGCAGCCTGATCGAGGGAATCTGCCTAACGCTCCAGCGGCAGCCGATCATTTCCTTCCTCCCACACCTGCGCTCGCTCATCAACGTCTGTGTCAACCTG GTCATGGGTGTGGTCGGTCCATCTAGTGTAGCCGATGGGCTCCCCCTTCTCCACCTGAGCCCGTACCTCTCCCCCCCACTGCCCTTCAGCACGGCAGTGGTCCGACTGGTGGCCCTGCAGATCCAG GCCTTGAAGGAGGACTTTCCTCTCAGTCATGTGATCTCGCCTTTCACCAATCAAGAGAGGCGAGAGGGGATGCTCCTCAATCTGCTCATTCCATTTGTGCTCACTGTGGGCTCTGGAAGTAAAG ACAGTCCTCACCTGGAGCCACCTGAGATCTTCTTGCTGCTGCAGACGGTCATCAACATTCTCCTGCCTCCCCGGATCATCTCCACCTCACGCACCAAGAACTTCATGCTGGATGCTTCTCCGGCTCACTGTTCCACTCCAGGTGACACGGGGAAAGATCTGCGCCGTGAGGGTTTAGCTGAGTCCACCGGCCAGGCTGCATATCTGG ctctgaaggtggtCTTGGTTTGCTTTGAGCGCGCGTTGGGGAACCAGTGGTACCGACTTAGCCTACAGGTAAAAGAGATGGCTCTGAGAAAAGTGGGCGGTTTGGCGTTTTGGGACTTTATTGACTTCATTGTCCGGACCCGTATCCCGATCTTTGTCCTGCTCAGACCTTTCATCCAGTGCAAG TTGTTGACCCAGCCAGCAGATTCCCAGGAGGAGATAACAGCACGGCACCACATCGCCGACCAGCTGGAGCGGCGCTTCATCCCACGTCCTCTCTGCAAGAGCTCCCTGTTTGCCGAGTTCAACAATGAGCTCAAGATCCTCAAAGAGGCCGTTCACAGTGGCTCCG CCTATCAGGGCAAGACGTCCATCAGCACTGTGGGGACGTCCACGTCAGCGTATCGCCTCAGTCTGGCCACAATGTCGCGGTCCAACACGGGCACGGGCACCGTCTGGGAACAGGACAGTCAGCCTTCACGCCAGCCTTCGCAAGACACTCTCAGCCGCACTGATGAGGACGATGAAGAGA ATGATTCCGTGAGTATTCCCAGTGTGGTGAGCGAGCACGACGCCTTCTTGCCTCAGGTGATCACGCAGCGCCGTTTCTCCAGCCACGCCACCGGCTCGGTAGCCCCGCAGCCCGAAGCCCACCGCACCACAATGCTGCCAAGCCACAG TGAACCCAATGTGCTAGATGAGTCCCAGGGCCTTCTGCAGGAGGGTAACCTCTCTAG GGTTGCCAGCGTGCAGAGTGAACCAGGCCAGCAGAACCTTCTGATCCAGCCACCATTGGGACGGAAACGAGGCCTCAGACAG CTGCGTCGCCCCCTGTTGTCCATCCCAAAAAATGAACCACGCGGCCGATCGGGAGCGCGGCTCTCGACGACCCGCCGGAGCATCCAGCCCAAGAACAAACCACTTG CTCACGGAGACCAAAAGAGATCCGTCACCTTTACGGAGAGTCCAGGACAGCAGCCGCCCACTCCCAGCTCTGCGGAGCCTCCGGCTGAAGGCAGCAAAGCCAGTCCTGCCTTTTCAAAGTCCCCAACCCTGGAGGTGCCATCGGCTTCATCGGCCACGGTCACTGCGGACCTGCACACTCCTGCCATCTCACAG GTCATTCCTACCATAAGCagcaaggagaagagagagcagTGGGGCCTCCGGAGCAGCCTCTCGCCTCCACCCTCTATATCCCGCCCCTCCACTCCAACGCCCCCATCCCGTACCTGCTCCCCTCTGCCCCTTTCCCGGACCTGCTCCCCTCTGCCCCTTTCCCGGACCTGCTCCCCTCTTGTCTTATCccgcacctcctctcctctgcccccacccctccccgtGCTGGGCACAGCGCCCGCGCcgggtcctcctcctgctcctccactgcCTCCCCCAGTCCCTTTCCTCCCTCCGCCCCAACCGGGCCGCAGAGGCTCAGGGAGAGCCCCGGAGACGAAGAGACGACGGCGCTTCTGCCTCGCAGCGCCAACCTGCTGCATCTGA